A region from the Drosophila takahashii strain IR98-3 E-12201 chromosome 2L, DtakHiC1v2, whole genome shotgun sequence genome encodes:
- the LOC108063657 gene encoding uncharacterized protein, whose translation MTNRLALHHILTTQLRKDWEQEDNAKSRLSQLARRDRIKASLRSTQMPGRYLMPDTRKTYDNMVARIHSTMKSVRSPRRPRPTVPLPIARIPTPTPGVAPPLPSKVVFKHLKRSKSGRIKGGGNSSKAGSAQRIATKSNDKPLAAIKASLNQRSRGSRGSKGFDQHSRIREVIQQKTVLETMLLQHKKLQRDRRTIALDIQRMRADLDRIRTKLDTSLQSLNSTRTLFSAASKANPQKAASVPQKPAHNMVTPTQRRSGGKRKVRSNAIPMVRQSALANKTPILKRRVR comes from the exons ATGACGAATCGACTGGCCTTGCACCACATCCTGACCACCCAGCTGCGAAAGGACTGGGAGCAGGAGGACAATGCCAAGTCCAGGCTGTCGCAGCTGGCCAGGAGGGACAGGATCAAGGCCTCGCTGAGATCGACCCAGATGCCAGGACGATACCTGATGCCCGATACCCGCAAGACCTACGACAATATGGTGGCAAGGATTCACTCGACAATGAAGT CGGTTCGATCACCTCGAAGACCTCGGCCAACAGTTCCGCTGCCCATAGCGAGGATTCCGACTCCAACTCCAGGCGTAGCCCCACCATTGCCATCGAAAGTAGTGTTCAAGCATCTGAAACGCAGCAAATCGGGCCGCATAAAGGGCGGCGGCAACTCCTCGAAGGCGGGCAGCGCCCAGAGAATTGCCACCAAAAGCAATGACAAGCCTTTGGCGGCGATCAAGGCCAGTTTGAACCAGAGGTCAAGGGGATCCAGGGGCTCCAAGGGCTTCGATCAGCACAGCCGGATTCGAGAGGTTATCCAACAGAAGACCGTGCTGGAAACCATGTTGCTGCAGCACAAGAAGTTGCAAAGGGATCGGCGGACCATTGCCCTGGATATCCAGCGGATGCGGGCTGACCTGGACAGGATTCGCACCAAGTTGGACACTTCCCTGCAGAGCTTGAACTCCACGCGCACCCTCTTCAGTGCCGCCAGCAAGGCGAATCCCCAGAAGGCGGCTTCCGTCCCCCAGAAGCCCGCGCACAACATGGTGACCCCGACCCAGCGCCGCTCTGGTGGAAAGCGAAAGGTCAGGAGCAACGCCATCCCGATGGTCCGGCAGAGCGCGCTGGCCAACAAGACACCCATCCTCAAGCGCCGAGTTCGTTAA
- the Uro gene encoding uricase, which translates to MFATPLRQPNAVNQSQKKSPGMDGHDKPYQYEITDHGYGKDAVKVLHVSRKGPVHTIQEFEVGTHLKLYSKKDYYQGNNSDIVATDSQKNTVYLLAKKHGIESPEKFALLVAKHFINKYSHVEEAHVHVEAYPWQRVCQDETRTTIGGKCEKGTPGSCDFSSIDDRSLHNHAFIFTPTALHYCDVVMRRTDPKQTVITGIKGLRVLKTTQSSFVNFVNDEFRSLPDQYDRIFSTVVDCSWEYSDTDNVDFLRAWQTVKNIIIRNFAGDPQVGVSSPSVQHTLYLSERQVLDVLPQVSVISMTMPNKHYFNFDTKPFQKIAPGDNNEVFIPVDKPHGTIYAQLARKNINSHL; encoded by the exons ATGTTTGCCACGCCCCTCAGACAGCCAAATGCGGTGAACCAGAGTCAGAAGAAGTCACCCGGCATGGATGGCCATGATAAACCCTATCAGTACGAGATCACCGATCACGGATACGGCAAGGATGCGGTTAAGGTTCTGCATGTCAGTCGCAAAGGACCTGTGCACACCATCCAGGAATTCGAGGTGGGCACTCACCTGAAGCTGTACAGCAAAAAGGACTACTACCAGGGCAACAACTCGGACATTGTGGCCACCGATTCGCAAAAGAACACCGTTTATCTGTTGGCCAAGAAGCACGGCATCGAGAGTCCCGAAAAGTTTGCCCTTCTGGTGGCCAAGCACTTTATTAACAAGTACTCCCACGTGGAGGAGGCCCATGTGCATGTGGAGGCCTATCCCTGGCAGCGAGTTTGCCAGGATGAGACCAGGACGACCATCGGTGGAAAGTGTGAGAAGGGAACCCCGGGAAGCTGCGACTTCAGCTCGATCGACGACCGATCTCTGCACAATCacgcttttatttttacacctACCGCGCTGCATTACTGCGATGTGGTAATGAGGAGGACAG ATCCTAAACAAACGGTCATTACTGGAATCAAGGGTCTCCGAGTGCTGAAGACGACCCAATCTTCGTTTGTGAACTTTGTGAACGACGAGTTCAGATCTCTGCCAGATCAATATGATCGAATTTTCAGCACCGTGGTCGACTGCTCGTGGGAATATTCTGACACCGATAACGTGGACTTCTTGAGGGCCTGGCAGACGGTGAAGAATATCATTATCCGCAACTTTGCCGGCGATCCGCAGGTGGGCGTGTCCTCGCCCTCCGTTCAGCACACTTTGTATCTCAGTGAGAGACAGGTCTTGGATGTCCTGCCGCAGGTGTCGGTCATTTCGATGACCATGCCGAACAAGCATTACTTCAACTTCGATACAAAGCCGTTTCAGAAAATCGCTCCTGGCGATAATAATGAGGTCTTCATCCCGGTCGACAAGCCACATGGCACTATCTACGCCCAGTTGGCCCGGAAGAACATCAATAGTCATCTATAG
- the LOC108063654 gene encoding uncharacterized protein, translating into MELPGVLLFIVLGVIRISKSLGAVHDELPQCGLHGVYRQRQSLVDSPNYPDNYPVNTCWDYVIRSPYRCPTKFHIQFLDFKLELSENCSRDYLAIGLNNDGDDMDVLCGQVLGIKKYHTPDGVLRLRFLSDDSPWTTNGGFRLLITRLACEREDLVARGLDGDEDEVAVDGDTVQVSAKSPPKKLHHHHHQQQQQQTPQQQQQQEPTFNFTQPNRLGFNFGLPPALGYPAGFYPPPAGLAPQHSPPCAPQQQQQQLLQQQQEQQRFLQQQFLQQQHLMQQQQLQLPQQQQQILQQQQLQQQILQQQQLQQQQLQLPQQQQQELPLISDQYQTTSFQPHAVTLKDYDSQTLQQFGGQLDLCCASSFNQNHFYLSSPGFPRTVLNYLLPNQQRDCVFYIEKSSPNVCRLRIQFKFFDFGQNSGGFGGGVSGGGFNGGGFNQGGGFGGQHNCNGDFLEVDGQRYCGCRSGYIHKSHWDQGRKALRMRIGQSSSTTSNGFLLEIFQDQDSDGCRQDVGSGFGLGLQQQQQPQRGLGVGLGVGLWPQVGFQPQLGLPHPQQQQLWPMQTGYPGFVSNYPLPFAATPYRTARRISYARGIDAQQPSRVVETNSTRKEFYYFDGDEAFARTALEDEAEDKASLGVSTQPQSHLPLQSQLKTESPVVTKAFEQSSCSFDYMEVLKLSVDTLWLTKPLCFSPLRSWFPNIFG; encoded by the coding sequence ATGGAGCTGCCAGGAGTTCTCCTTTTTATAGTTCTGGGTGTCATTCGTATCTCTAAATCCCTGGGAGCTGTTCACGATGAGCTGCCTCAGTGCGGATTGCACGGCGTCTACAGGCAGCGACAGAGTCTCGTCGATTCACCCAATTATCCGGACAATTATCCGGTGAACACCTGCTGGGACTATGTAATTCGATCGCCCTACCGTTGCCCCACCAAGTTTCACATTCAGTTCCTGGACTTTAAGCTGGAGCTGTCGGAGAACTGCAGCCGGGATTATCTGGCCATCGGGTTGAACAACGACGGCGACGACATGGACGTCCTGTGCGGTCAGGTACTGGGCATCAAGAAGTATCACACGCCCGATGGAGTCCTTCGGCTGCGCTTCCTCAGCGATGATTCGCCTTGGACGACAAACGGTGGGTTTCGACTGCTCATCACTCGCTTGGCCTGCGAACGGGAGGATTTGGTGGCCAGGGGACTGGACGGGGATGAGGACGAGGTGGCTGTGGACGGGGACACGGTGCAGGTGAGCGCCAAGTCGCCGCCAAAGAAGCTgcaccatcaccaccaccagcaacaacaacagcaaactccgcagcagcagcagcaacaggagcCTACTTTCAACTTTACGCAGCCAAATCGCTTGGGTTTTAACTTTGGCTTGCCACCTGCTCTTGGTTATCCTGCAGGATTTTACCCACCGCCTGCAGGATTAGCTCCCCAGCACTCACCCCCTTGTGcaccccagcagcagcagcaacaattgttgcaacagcagcaggaacAGCAGCGATTCCTGCAGCAGCAATTcctgcagcaacaacacctcatgcagcaacagcaactgcaacttcctcagcagcaacagcagatcctacagcaacagcaactgcaacagcagatccttcagcaacagcaactgcaacagcagcaacttcaGCTgccccagcagcaacagcaagagTTGCCCCTAATTTCCGATCAATATCAGACCACATCCTTTCAACCGCATGCCGTAACGCTCAAGGATTACGATTCCCAGACCTTGCAGCAGTTCGGTGGTCAGTTGGATCTCTGCTGTGCCAGCAGTTTCAATCAAAATCACTTCTATCTCTCCAGTCCCGGATTTCCCAGAACTGTTTTGAACTATCTGCTGCCCAATCAGCAGAGGGATTGTGTTTTCTACATAGAAAAGAGCTCGCCAAATGTCTGCCGCCTGAGGATACAGTTCAAGTTCTTTGACTTCGGACAGAATTCAGGAGGTTTTGGAGGAGGAGTGTCTGGAGGAGGATTCAATGGAGGGGGATTCAATCAGGGAGGAGGATTCGGCGGCCAACATAACTGCAATGGTGACTTCCTAGAAGTGGATGGTCAGCGCTACTGCGGCTGTCGTTCCGGCTACATCCACAAATCGCATTGGGATCAGGGTCGCAAGGCGCTGCGCATGCGCATTGGTCAGTCGAGCAGCACCACCTCGAATGGCTTCCTGCTGGAGATATTCCAGGATCAGGACTCCGATGGCTGTCGGCAGGATGTTGGATCCGGATTTGGCCTGGGTcttcaacaacaacagcagcctcAAAGAGGTTTGGGTGTTGGTTTAGGAGTGGGTTTGTGGCCCCAAGTGGGCTTCCAGCCTCAATTGGGTTTGCCCCAcccacagcaacagcaactttgGCCCATGCAGACTGGTTATCCTGGCTTTGTTAGTAATTATCCTTTGCCCTTCGCGGCTACTCCTTACCGAACGGCCAGAAGGATTTCCTATGCCCGCGGAATCGATGCCCAGCAGCCTTCGCGAGTGGTGGAAACGAACTCTACGCGCAAGGAATTCTACTACTTTGATGGCGACGAGGCCTTTGCTCGTACCGCCTTGGAGGATGAGGCCGAAGACAAGGCCTCTTTGGGGGTCTCGACCCAACCGCAGTCTCATTTACCATTGCAATCCCAACTTAAAACCGAATCTCCAGTGGTCACAAAAGCCTTCGAGCAGAGCAGCTGCTCCTTTGACTACATGGAGGTCCTAAAACTCTCCGTCGACACTCTCTGGTTGACCAAACCCTTGTGTTTTTCACCTCTGAGAAGTTGGTTTCCCAACATTTTCGGCTAA